A DNA window from Camelina sativa cultivar DH55 chromosome 17, Cs, whole genome shotgun sequence contains the following coding sequences:
- the LOC109130037 gene encoding uncharacterized protein LOC109130037, which yields MNSMFSAFDALFAELMGKNLMGSSFNATTTTATAAAPQTQTQKQKEDNASSKNIGLVKKTPRYAVEFDGLHCFETIVRS from the coding sequence ATGAATTCGATGTTCAGTGCCTTCGACGCTCTTTTCGCAGAGCTCATGGGTAAGAACCTCATGGGTTCTTCGTTTAATGCTACTACTACTACGGCCACCGCCGCCGCACcacaaacgcaaacgcaaaagCAAAAGGAGGACAACGCAAGTAGCAAAAACattggtttggtgaagaagactCCTAGGTACGCTGTGGAGTTCGATGGTCTTCACTGCTTCGAAACAATAGTCCgttcttga
- the LOC104757626 gene encoding beta-1,6-galactosyltransferase GALT31A-like: MGMGRYQKSTTSSSSSSGVSARWVFVLCVSSFVLGVLVVNRLLATSEIVVDGIERASPVQNDQARSLHPLIDCESKEGDILSRVSHTHDVIKTLDKTISSLEVELATARAARSGGGDGSPAVAKSEADKSNKIRPRMFFVVGIMTAFSSRKRRDSIRGTWLPKGEELKRLETEKGIIMRFVIGHSSSPGGVLDHTIEAEEEQHKDFFRLNHIEGYHELSTKTQMYFSSAVAKWDADFYVKVDDDVHVNLGMLGSTLAHHRWKPRVYIGCMKSGPVLAQKGVKYHEPENWKFGEEGNKYFRHATGQIYAISKDLATYISVNRRLLHKYANEDVSLGSWFIGLDVEHIDDRSLCCGTPLDCEWKGQAGNPCAASFDWSCSGICKSVDRMLQVHQRCGEGDGAIWHTSF; this comes from the exons atggGAATGGGAAGGTATCAGAAAtctacaacttcttcttcttcttcttctggtgttTCAGCGAGATGGGTTTTTGTTCTCTGCGTTTCCAGCTtcgttcttggtgttcttgtcGTTAACAG gcTTTTGGCGACATCTGAGATAGTAGTAGATGGCATTGAGAGAGCTTCGCCTGTGCAAAATGATCAAGCCAGGTCACTTCATCCTCTTATTGATTGTGAGAGCAAG GAAGGTGACATTCTATCTCGAGTATCACATACTCATGATGTTATCAA GACATTAGACAAGACAATTTCTTCACTTGAGGTAGAGCTAGCTACAGCTCGAGCAGCAAGATCTGGTGGTGGAGATGGATCCCCAGCTGTTGCAAAATCAGAGGCAGACAAATCGAACAAGATTCGGCCTCGGATGTTCTTTGTGGTGGGAATCATGACTGCTTTCAGTAGCAGAAAACGAAGAGACTCGATAAGAGGAACCTGGCTTCCTAAAG GGGAGGAATTGAAAAGATTAGAGACAGAGAAGGGAATCATTATGCGATTTGTCATAGGTCACAG TTCTTCTCCTGGAGGAGTCTTGGACCATACCattgaagctgaagaagaacaaCATAAGGACTTCTTTCGCCTG AACCACATAGAAGGTTATCATGAATTATCAACTAAAACCCAAATGTACTTCTCATCTGCTGTTGCAAAATGGGATGCAGACTTCTACGTCAAAGTGGATGATGATGTTCACGTAAATCTCG GAATGCTTGGTTCTACATTGGCTCACCATAGATGGAAACCGCGAGTGTACATTGGTTGCATGAAGTCTGGACCTGTCCTTGCTCAAAA AGGGGTCAAATACCATGAGCCAGAAAATTGGAAgtttggtgaagaaggaaacaagTACTTCAGACACGCAACTGGACAAATCTATGCCATCTCCAAAGATTTAGCAACTTATATCTCAGTGAACCg GCGACTACTTCACAAGTATGCAAATGAAGATGTCTCTTTAGGTTCTTGGTTCATTGGTCTCGATGTTGAACATATCGATGATAGAAGCCTCTGCTGCGGAACACCCTTGg ATTGTGAATGGAAGGGTCAAGCAGGAAACCCTTGCGCAGCATCCTTCGACTGGAGCTGTAGCGGAATCTGCAAATCTGTTGATAGAATGCTTCAAGTACACCAACGTTGTGGAGAAGGCGATGGAGCTATTTGGCACAcaagtttctaa
- the LOC104757628 gene encoding multiple organellar RNA editing factor 5, mitochondrial isoform X2, whose product MAKTLARSTASRIAKRFFTTSGATAPSPSYLLSRRSTAAISHAVGFVSSLNRFTTVRTRMDRSGGSYSPLKSGSNFSDRPPTEMAPLFPGCDYEHWLIVMDKPGGENATKQQMIDCYVQTLAKILGSEEEAKKKIYNVSCERYFGFGCEIDEETSNKLEGLPGVLFILPDSYVDQENKDYGAELFENGEIVQRPPERQRKITELTTQRSSDKPKNHDRTRYARRRENMR is encoded by the exons ATGGCGAAAACCCTAGCTCGCTCCACCGCGTCACGCATCGCCAAACGCTTCTTCACCACCTCCGGAGCCACcgctccttctccttcttatcTCCTCTCCCGTCGTTCCACCGCAGCGATCTCCCATGCCGTCGGATTCGTCTCTTCCTTGAATCGTTTCACAACGGTTCGAACTCGCATGGACAGGTCCGGTGGATCGTACTCTCCGCTCAAATCCGGCTCCAATTTCAGCGATAGACCTCCCACTGAGATGGCGCCGTTGTTTCCTGGATGCGATTATGAGCATTGGCTGATTGTAATGGACAAACCTGGAGGCGAAAACGCCACGAAGCAGCAAATGATTGATTGCTATGTCCAAACCCTAGCTAAAATTCTCGgaag TGAGGAAGAAGCTAAGAAGAAGATATACAATGTGTCGTGTGAAAGGTATTTTGGATTTGGCTGTGAGATCGATGAGGAGACATCGAACAAACTCGAAG GACTTCCTGGTGTTCTCTTCATTCTACCAGACTCTTATGttgatcaagaaaacaaagattacGGAG CTGAGCTGTTTGAAAATGGAGAAATAGTCCAACGTCCtccagagagacagagaaagatcACAGAGCTAACGACCCAGAGAAGCTCTGATAAACCAAAGAACCACGACAGGACCAGATACGCCCGAAGGAGAGAGAACATGCGTTGA
- the LOC104757629 gene encoding TPD1 protein homolog 1-like isoform X2 yields MEHIYQFQHWLFFVVLGMFLSLALSVKATELEGSSDERGIALSTKSIISISRNRTALSRKLLLSPDIGDGTNRIGQDCSKDDIVVFQGTTNPLPSGVPAYTVEIFNACVSDCNIAEIHVSCGWFSSVRLVNPRVFRRLCYDDCLVNDGQPLGPGQTLSFQYANSFSYPLSVSSVSCF; encoded by the exons ATGGAACACATCTACCAATTCCAACACTGGCTCTTCTTCGTAGTTCTTGGAATGTTTCTGTCTCTTGCTCTGT CTGTGAAGGCCACTGAATTGGAAGGTTCCAGTGATGAAAGAGGCATTGCTCTCAGTACAAAAAGCATCATTTCCATTTCCAGAAACCGCACCGCCCTTTCTAGAAAGCTTTTGCTCTCTCCTG ACATTGGCGACGGGACCAACAGGATCGGACAAGATTGCTCAAAAGATGATATTGTTGTCTTTCAAGGCACAACAAACCCACTTCCAAGTGGAGTTCCTGCATACACAGTTGAGATCTTCAACGCCTGTGTCTCGGATTGCAATATCGCGGAGATCCACGTCAGTTGTGGCTGGTTCAGCTCGGTTAGACTGGTTAACCCTAGAGTTTTCAGGAGACTCTGCTATGATGATTGTCTGGTTAACGACGGTCAACCTCTTGGTCCTGGACAGACACTCTCATTTCAGTATGCTAACAGCTTCTCTTAccctctctctgtttcttcagtCTCTTGCTTCTGA
- the LOC104759627 gene encoding protein FAM50A-like: protein LSIDEKEGLIDKDEVMIRRMKNRERQRRYRARKRMREEAGIDGSLSFETMGQLEEEEEEEEEEEEEEELEFNGLSGGGYVDNFVRRVYCDRDWKKEARRAHLIVNKAQCELVIRKIRRHHRDWKADARKKKS, encoded by the coding sequence TTGAGCATTGATGAGAAAGAAGGGTTGATAGACAAAGATGAAGTCATGATTCGTCGGATGAAGAACCGAGAAAGACAACGTAGGTACAGAGCCAGGAAGCGGATGAGGGAAGAAGCGGGTATAGATGGGAGTCTCTCGTTTGAGACCATGGGAcaactggaagaagaagaagaagaagaagaagaagaagaagaggaggaagagctAGAGTTTAATGGACTTAGTGGTGGTGGTTATGTTGACAACTTTGTGCGGCGTGTTTACTGCGATAGAGATTGGAAAAAAGAAGCTAGAAGAGCTCATTTGATTGTGAACAAGGCTCAATGTGAGTTGGTTATACGGAAGATAAGGAGGCATCATAGAGATTGGAAAGCTGATGCTAGAAAGAAGAAATCTTGA
- the LOC104757627 gene encoding uncharacterized protein LOC104757627 has protein sequence MNSMFSAFDAMCVEIMGKKVTADPCVHRSERNAASSCGRGGGQNASLAVKKDEKASKNMDLATKTPRFAVELDGLHCFETIVRS, from the coding sequence ATGAATTCGATGTTTAGTGCCTTTGACGCCATGTGTGTTGAGATTATGGGGAAGAAAGTCACCGCTGATCCTTGTGTCCACCGCTCTGAACGCAACGCTGCTTCTTCTTGCGGCCGTGGCGGCGGTCAAAACGCGTCTTTGGCAGtcaagaaagatgaaaaagctTCCAAGAACATGGATTTGGCGACCAAGACACCGAGGTTTGCTGTTGAGCTCGATGGCCTTCATTGCTTCGAGACCATAGTTCGTTCTTGA
- the LOC104757628 gene encoding multiple organellar RNA editing factor 5, mitochondrial isoform X3, producing MAKTLARSTASRIAKRFFTTSGATAPSPSYLLSRRSTAAISHAVGFVSSLNRFTTVRTRMDRSGGSYSPLKSGSNFSDRPPTEMAPLFPGCDYEHWLIVMDKPGGENATKQQMIDCYVQTLAKILGSEEEAKKKIYNVSCERYFGFGCEIDEETSNKLEGLPGVLFILPDSYVDQENKDYGAELFENGEIVQRPPERQRKITELTTQRSSDKPKNHDRTRYARRRENMR from the exons ATGGCGAAAACCCTAGCTCGCTCCACCGCGTCACGCATCGCCAAACGCTTCTTCACCACCTCCGGAGCCACcgctccttctccttcttatcTCCTCTCCCGTCGTTCCACCGCAGCGATCTCCCATGCCGTCGGATTCGTCTCTTCCTTGAATCGTTTCACAACGGTTCGAACTCGCATGGACAGGTCCGGTGGATCGTACTCTCCGCTCAAATCCGGCTCCAATTTCAGCGATAGACCTCCCACTGAGATGGCGCCGTTGTTTCCTGGATGCGATTATGAGCATTGGCTGATTGTAATGGACAAACCTGGAGGCGAAAACGCCACGAAGCAGCAA ATGATTGATTGCTATGTTCAAACCCTAGCTAAAATTCTCGGAAG TGAGGAAGAAGCTAAGAAGAAGATATACAATGTGTCGTGTGAAAGGTATTTTGGATTTGGCTGTGAGATCGATGAGGAGACATCGAACAAACTCGAAG GACTTCCTGGTGTTCTCTTCATTCTACCAGACTCTTATGttgatcaagaaaacaaagattacGGAG CTGAGCTGTTTGAAAATGGAGAAATAGTCCAACGTCCtccagagagacagagaaagatcACAGAGCTAACGACCCAGAGAAGCTCTGATAAACCAAAGAACCACGACAGGACCAGATACGCCCGAAGGAGAGAGAACATGCGTTGA
- the LOC104757629 gene encoding TPD1 protein homolog 1-like isoform X1: MEHIYQFQHWLFFVVLGMFLSLALCKFFLIYNIHLSLFSSSYHTPILFSSFVNVAAVKATELEGSSDERGIALSTKSIISISRNRTALSRKLLLSPDIGDGTNRIGQDCSKDDIVVFQGTTNPLPSGVPAYTVEIFNACVSDCNIAEIHVSCGWFSSVRLVNPRVFRRLCYDDCLVNDGQPLGPGQTLSFQYANSFSYPLSVSSVSCF; encoded by the exons ATGGAACACATCTACCAATTCCAACACTGGCTCTTCTTCGTAGTTCTTGGAATGTTTCTGTCTCTTGCTCTGTGTAAGTTCTTTCTTATCTATAATAtccatctttctctcttttcttcttcttaccataCACCAATTCTGTTTTCGAGTTTTGTCAATGTTGCAGCTGTGAAGGCCACTGAATTGGAAGGTTCCAGTGATGAAAGAGGCATTGCTCTCAGTACAAAAAGCATCATTTCCATTTCCAGAAACCGCACCGCCCTTTCTAGAAAGCTTTTGCTCTCTCCTG ACATTGGCGACGGGACCAACAGGATCGGACAAGATTGCTCAAAAGATGATATTGTTGTCTTTCAAGGCACAACAAACCCACTTCCAAGTGGAGTTCCTGCATACACAGTTGAGATCTTCAACGCCTGTGTCTCGGATTGCAATATCGCGGAGATCCACGTCAGTTGTGGCTGGTTCAGCTCGGTTAGACTGGTTAACCCTAGAGTTTTCAGGAGACTCTGCTATGATGATTGTCTGGTTAACGACGGTCAACCTCTTGGTCCTGGACAGACACTCTCATTTCAGTATGCTAACAGCTTCTCTTAccctctctctgtttcttcagtCTCTTGCTTCTGA
- the LOC104757628 gene encoding multiple organellar RNA editing factor 5, mitochondrial isoform X1, with protein sequence MAKTLARSTASRIAKRFFTTSGATAPSPSYLLSRRSTAAISHAVGFVSSLNRFTTVRTRMDRSGGSYSPLKSGSNFSDRPPTEMAPLFPGCDYEHWLIVMDKPGGENATKQQMIDCYVQTLAKILGSEEEAKKKIYNVSCERYFGFGCEIDEETSNKLEGLPGVLFILPDSYVDQENKDYGAELFENGEIVQRPPERQRKITELTTQRSSDKPKNHDRTRYARRRENMR encoded by the exons ATGGCGAAAACCCTAGCTCGCTCCACCGCGTCACGCATCGCCAAACGCTTCTTCACCACCTCCGGAGCCACcgctccttctccttcttatcTCCTCTCCCGTCGTTCCACCGCAGCGATCTCCCATGCCGTCGGATTCGTCTCTTCCTTGAATCGTTTCACAACGGTTCGAACTCGCATGGACAGGTCCGGTGGATCGTACTCTCCGCTCAAATCCGGCTCCAATTTCAGCGATAGACCTCCCACTGAGATGGCGCCGTTGTTTCCT GGATGCGATTATGAGCATTGGCTGATTGTAATGGACAAACCTGGAGGCGAAAACGCCACGAAGCAGCAAATGATTGATTGCTATGTTCAAACCCTAGCTAAAATTCTCGGAAG TGAGGAAGAAGCTAAGAAGAAGATATACAATGTGTCGTGTGAAAGGTATTTTGGATTTGGCTGTGAGATCGATGAGGAGACATCGAACAAACTCGAAG GACTTCCTGGTGTTCTCTTCATTCTACCAGACTCTTATGttgatcaagaaaacaaagattacGGAG CTGAGCTGTTTGAAAATGGAGAAATAGTCCAACGTCCtccagagagacagagaaagatcACAGAGCTAACGACCCAGAGAAGCTCTGATAAACCAAAGAACCACGACAGGACCAGATACGCCCGAAGGAGAGAGAACATGCGTTGA
- the LOC104757631 gene encoding protein HAIKU1-like has product MDRSWYSDQLGVNKFGKNIKKKSPLHQPDFSYGIGIASARPQQPQPQVYNIVGENDFTSLPQPPQNPLKPQHKIRPAALTQTHWPRDPPPRVVAQPTHELVAVRPLPMQPYMHQGSQPMTGHGEQLLSNTAESSVSVYMRCLQSSLADSGPNGNQLQSSNEYQPHEPPQTHNHHWPRFSGAARDKPILPTPPRFNSPPQQIYNNSLHTPSPRFNGRGILPTPTRGSTFSSMAQPGILGPGCISQHPTSSGLVFPSSPYGLFPNSTPRYRLTVSSLLEKVMYQQRPRNDYSRVNNMRKSNFDLLHAVHQPPFIMRKSNAVHQPPQPQPQTQVYIIDKNDFKSLVQKLTSSESCERLPQHHQKIIPEPINRTSSAPPSAMSAAQEDPDVSLYMRYLQSCLLEESSGSNIIGDQFQQPFDDDKYESHMLVQSPTQSMPQCNGFEPVIIPNSSNTFPSSWFSGSPQHMQHDASLLQSTGVDYPQPLNFTFSSMTQPGGFGPDLDCISLDEIFDVPYEINS; this is encoded by the exons ATGGATAGGTCTTGGTATAGTGATCAGTTAGGTGTGAATAAGTTTGGGAAgaacataaagaagaagagtccTTTACACCAACCCGACTTCTCATATGGTATTGGTATCGCTTCGGCAAGGCCTCAACAACCGCAACCACAAGTTTATAACATAGTAGGTGAGAATGACTTCACAAGTTTACCTCAGCCTCCTCAGAATCCACTAAAGCCTCAGCACAAGATTAGACCAGCGGCTCTAACACAGACACATTGGCCCCGTGATCCACCACCTCGTGTTGTGGCACAACCAACTCATGAGTTAGTTGCAGTGAGACCACTACCAATGCAACCTTATATGCATCAGGGTTCACAACCAATGACGGGTCATGGAGAACAATTGTTGTCCAATACAGCTGAGTCCTCTGTCTCAGTGTATATGCGTTGTCTTCAAAGCTCACTAGCAGATTCAGGACCTAATGGAAACCAATTGCAGTCATCTAATGAGTATCAACCGCACGAACCACCACAAACGCATAATCATCATTGGCCACGGTTCAGTGGTGCTGCACGCGACAAGCCCATTTTGCCTACTCCTCCTAGGTTCAACAGTCCGCCACAACAGATTTATAATAATAGTCTTCACACTCCAAGTCCAAGATTCAACGGTCGAGGGATATTACCCACTCCTACTAGAGGCTCAACATTCTCATCCATGGCTCAACCTGGAATTCTTGGTCCGGGCTGTATTTCTCAGCATCCTACATCTTCTGGTCTTGTGTTCCCATCATCACCGTATGGGCTTTTCCCGAACTCTACTCCAAGATATAGGT TGACAGTTTCTTCTTTGCTAGAAAAAGTTATGTATCAGCAGCGACCACGAAATGATTACTCGAGAGTGAACAACATGCGGAAGAGTAACTTCGACCTACTACACGCTGTTCATCAGCCACCGTTCATCATGCGGAAGAGTAACGCCGTTCATCAGCCACCGCAACCACAACCTCAGACACAAGTGTACATCATAGACAAGAACGACTTCAAGAGCCTTGTTCAGAAACTAACGAGTTCAGAATCATGTGAGCGTTTACCTCAACACCATCAGAAGATTATACCAGAGCCGATAAACCGGACCTCATCGGCTCCTCCAAGTGCAATGTCGGCGGCTCAAGAGGATCCTGATGTCTCATTGTATATGCGTTATCTTCAAAGCTGCTTACTCGAAGAATCATCAGGATCTAATATTATTGGAGACCAATTCCAACAACCATTTGATGATGATAAGTATGAATCTCACATGCTGGTTCAATCTCCTACGCAATCAATGCCACAGTGCAATGGTTTTGAACCGGTCATCATACCTAATAGTAGTAATACTTTCCCCTCTTCCTGGTTCAGTGGCTCGCCCCAACATATGCAGCATGATGCTTCCTTACTACAATCAACAGGAGTTGATTATCCACAACCACTAAACTTCACATTTTCGTCTATGACTCAACCTGGAGGCTTTGGTCCGGACCTAGACTGCATTAGTCTTGATGAGATTTTTGATGTCCCATACgaaataaattcataa